One Formosa agariphila KMM 3901 genomic window, CTCTATAAGTTTATGAATAAAGGCGGAAATAGGCAACAAAGTTTTGTGGACCGCTTATTGTTTTCGGCAATGATAGAAGCCCGAAGCTGCGAACGCTTTAAATTACTATCTCAACGCATTAAGGACGAAGAATTATCTAAATTCTACCACGATTTAATGATTAGTGAAGCTGGACATTACACTACATTTATCACATTTGCTAGACAATACGGAGAAGGCATTGATGTGGATAAACGCTGGCAAGAATTAGTCGCTTTTGAAGGCGAATTAATTAAAAGCTACGGAAAAAGCGAAACCATACACGGCTAGGTGCATGGCTATATTAGTAGTTGTTTTAAGTAAGTTATAAAGGAGAATTGGTCGATAGTGCTTTGTCTGTTCTAGTAAATTGGAAGAAGAGGAAAGAGAACAGAACATAGTAATAATAGTATGCAACGATTAGGAGCACAATGGAGCTATTGAGAAATTGCTTCAATGACGATACATTTCAAATGCCTATGATCGATGATTGAATAAACTTACAAAAAGGCACTATGATTCATTATAATTGTAAAATCGATAAATTCATTGAAAAAGATGGATACATAAATGGGTTTGAGAAACGTATAAACCGAAATAAACGACCCACATTTAAGTACTGAGATAAAACAAGTATTAAAAATGCCATTAATTTCTCACTAAAACACGTCTGTGAGTTTCATCATTGCACTGTTACAAAACCAAATTACTATGCCTACACCCTTTCAATTTAAAATACAAAACCATTGGGATTTAGAATCTGCTCAAACTGAAAAGCAATCAGGCGGTTCTTTAAAAACGCACCAAGTCTTTTTAGAACATGGAAAAGAGATTCAAGTTTCGGCAGCTAAGCCTTTTAAAGGTGATGCAACAAAATACAATCCGGAAGAATTATTAATGGCAGCCTTTTCGTCTTGTCATTTTATGTCGTATATGTATGTCTGTCAACAAGCAGGTATTACGCTTTTAAAATATGAAGATAAGGTTGAAGGCAGTTTAACTTTAAATCCTGATGGAAGTGGTGCATTTACAAAAATGGTTTTACAGCCTAAAGTTTGGATAGACCATGCATCTCAGAAAATACAAGCAGAAGATTTACATAAACAAGCATCAAAATTGTGTTTTATTGCAAACTCATGTGCGTTTCCTATAGAATATAAGGTAGAGGTACTGGTAACATAATTAGATGAGCATGCGCACAACAGCCACTGTCATTCTATATATAATTTGCGCCCCAACAAGCTGGACATAAATTAGAAGCTTTGGAAATTGTGGCGGATTGTCGTGCAGTTAATCTACAGTCATTACAAATTCCCATGGAAAAGTTGGGTCCGCCTTAATAGATTCCAAATAAAGCAAGCTTTTAGATAACAACACTTTTAAGTTTTGGAATGAATTTGGTTTCACTATATATAGATTGGCGCCCTTTTCTTGTAGGGCTTCTATTTTAGTAGTTTCCAAATTGTTCGAATAGATAAAAATGGGAATATCACGTAACTTTTTCTCATCTTTAATATCGTGTAAACATTCAATACCATTCATTAAAGGCATATTTAAATCCAGATAAATGGCTTGTGGTAATGGCTTGGCAGGATTTAAAAGATTATCCATTAAAGTCACACCGTTATCAAATTCGGTAATACTAATACTTGGTCGTATATCCTTAAAAACATCAACAACTAATTCTCGGTCCTCTGCGTCGTCATCGGCCAAATATATTAACAAGGGTTCTTCAAACATATATATTGCGTTAAAAAGCGAAATGGTTTAAAATCTTATAAACTACGGCCAGAAATAATGTTATATAAAATAGCGATTATGGCAATGACTAGAAGAATATGAATTAAGCTCCCTGTACCTATACCGGCAACGATTCCAAAAAATCCTAAAATCCATACGATAATACAAATAACTGCAATTAACCAAAGTAAACTTCTCATAATCTCGTGTTTTTAAATTTATGAAGTAGTGCGATTTTCGCTCTAACTATAAGATAAAATTACAACGGTTTACCGTTATGCCTTAACTGCAACGCATTATATTATTAACCCAATCCCTTTTCTAGTTGTTAAGAGGGAATACTTGTTTATTCTATTATAAAGGTTTGTAATTTTTGAATAGCACGATGAGTCTTGTTTAAGGCGCTATCTGTTGTTGGTTTACATGGTACTCGATATGATGGACGCAGGACGTATTGCTGAAGCATAACCTGCAGAACATTACGATATTTCTGCTTTCGGTACAGCATTACGTTATGCTAAAGCATTAGGTTTTGATGCTATTGCTGAAAAATTGCAAAGGACAGATGAGTCTTACAATGCCGAAAATAAATTAGATAAATTGGCAGACAGTAGATTGAACGAAAAAGCGATACGCTAAACTGAGTTTTAATTAAATCACTGCCCATAGATTAATGCAGGTATTCTACATGTTATGTATGGGCAGTTTTTGTGAGTGTATTGTAATACTAATCATAATACACTATATAATGTAAAAAGTGAACGCTATACTTGAAGATTGACTAATGTTTCCATTTTATATGATTCACAATTTGCTTCGCATGAATTCTAGAATTTTCGATATACCATTTATGCGTTTCTAGACCGCCACAAATTACACCAGCAAGATACAGCCCTTTAATATTGGTTTCCATGGTCTCTTCATTATAATTCGGAACGTATTTTCCATCTTCAGAAAACGAAATGCCTGCATCTTCAAGTAATTTAATGTTGGGCTGATATCCAGTAAGCGCTAAAACATAATCGTTTTTAAGGTTGACTGTGCCGCTTGGTGTATTAATAGTAACCGAATGGTCTTGTATGGTTTCAATTTCAGAATTAAAGTGTGCTGTTATCGCTCCTTCAGCAATCCGATTCACAATATCAGGCTTTACCCAATACTTAACTCTTTTGCCTATTTCACTGCCTCTTATCACCATAGTTACGCGTCCGCCTTTACGGTAAATTTCTAAAGCAGCATCTACAGAGGAATTACTCGCGCCTACTACAATAACATCTTGCATGCTATAAGGATGTGCTTCTTTATAATAATGATTTACTTTGGGTAAGTCTTCGCCTGGAACGTTCAACTGTGTAGGTACGTCATAAAACCCAGTTGCTATAATTACTTTTTCCGATTTGTAAGTTGCTTTACTGGTTTCTACAGTAAAGCCGTGTTCTTCCTTGTTTATGTTTTTAACTTCTTCGTATAAATTAATATGTAGGTCATTTGTAGTTGCTACACGTCTGTAATATTCTAAAGCCTCATTTCGTTTGGGCTTTGGGTTGTTACTTATAAAAGGAATGTTATCTATCTCTAGTTTTTCCGAAGTAGAGAAAAACGTCATGTTTAAAGGGTAGTTGTATATGGAGTTTGTTAACGCACCCTTTTCTATTATAAGGTAACTTAAGTTGTTTTCTTTACAGGTTTTGGCACAAGCTATACCAATGGGACCTGCTCCTATTATAATAATGTCTATATCTGTATTCAAAATAATATCTGTTTAATGATGATTTTGCAACGTATTAAATTATATGTAAAATCCGATGTCCTAAAAATACTATAACTAACGTATTTAACCATGGAGATTTGTTTCTAATCTAATAAGACGTTTACATATTATAATAGAGTAGGGGGTAGAGGTAATAACTTACATATATTATAGTATTTTATGCATGGTATTCTTATTTAAAGAATACAGATAAGCCGTTCTCATAGGTGTATTTTGTATTTTAAAGCAAGTAGATGGTTGATATTTTAAAATAAATCCAATTGTAACCTATTAATAACAATGTATTTACAAATTATTTCAAAAAAAGGTTATAATAAATTAGTTTGGTAATAAAGAAAGGTGGTATATTTGCACCCGCTTAGCGACACAACTACGGTAGTTTAGTTAGGCAAAATGTTCATTAGCAGAGTTTTATTTATTAGATTTAGATTAGTTTCAAAAAAAGATAAAAAAAGCTTGTTAGTAACAAAAAAGGGTGTAAGTTTGCACCCGCTAAAAACGGCAACGTTTTTAGAAAAGAAAGTTCTTTACAAATTGTTTTATTGGAGTTGAAAACGTTTTAAAAATGGGTTCAAAAAAAAACCTTCAAAAAAACATTGTGAGATTAAAAAAAGGGTTTTATATTTGCACCCGCTTAACGAGGAAACGAGTTAAGAAACACAGAGAAATAAGTTCATTAACATATTGAATTGACAGCGTAGATAATAACTGGAAACGGTTATTATCAACAAAAAAGAATAAACCATTTTGAGTACCAACATTTAATTCCATTAGTTGTTAAAAGTAATAGTCGAAAGACTTAAAAATTTAACGATGAAGAGTTTGATCCTGGCTCAGGATGAACGCTAGCGGCAGGCTTAA contains:
- a CDS encoding YpdA family putative bacillithiol disulfide reductase, with product MNTDIDIIIIGAGPIGIACAKTCKENNLSYLIIEKGALTNSIYNYPLNMTFFSTSEKLEIDNIPFISNNPKPKRNEALEYYRRVATTNDLHINLYEEVKNINKEEHGFTVETSKATYKSEKVIIATGFYDVPTQLNVPGEDLPKVNHYYKEAHPYSMQDVIVVGASNSSVDAALEIYRKGGRVTMVIRGSEIGKRVKYWVKPDIVNRIAEGAITAHFNSEIETIQDHSVTINTPSGTVNLKNDYVLALTGYQPNIKLLEDAGISFSEDGKYVPNYNEETMETNIKGLYLAGVICGGLETHKWYIENSRIHAKQIVNHIKWKH
- a CDS encoding response regulator; translated protein: MFEEPLLIYLADDDAEDRELVVDVFKDIRPSISITEFDNGVTLMDNLLNPAKPLPQAIYLDLNMPLMNGIECLHDIKDEKKLRDIPIFIYSNNLETTKIEALQEKGANLYIVKPNSFQNLKVLLSKSLLYLESIKADPTFPWEFVMTVD
- a CDS encoding OsmC family protein, producing the protein MPTPFQFKIQNHWDLESAQTEKQSGGSLKTHQVFLEHGKEIQVSAAKPFKGDATKYNPEELLMAAFSSCHFMSYMYVCQQAGITLLKYEDKVEGSLTLNPDGSGAFTKMVLQPKVWIDHASQKIQAEDLHKQASKLCFIANSCAFPIEYKVEVLVT
- the miaE gene encoding tRNA-(ms[2]io[6]A)-hydroxylase → MLHLKLETDPRWVTIVESNIEEILTDHAWCEQKAATNAITIITYNSEHEDLVTALLELAKEELEHFQMVHNIIKKRGYTLGSERKDHYVNQLYKFMNKGGNRQQSFVDRLLFSAMIEARSCERFKLLSQRIKDEELSKFYHDLMISEAGHYTTFITFARQYGEGIDVDKRWQELVAFEGELIKSYGKSETIHG
- a CDS encoding DUF892 family protein, which encodes MSAFGTALRYAKALGFDAIAEKLQRTDESYNAENKLDKLADSRLNEKAIR
- a CDS encoding lmo0937 family membrane protein — its product is MRSLLWLIAVICIIVWILGFFGIVAGIGTGSLIHILLVIAIIAILYNIISGRSL